Proteins from a genomic interval of Providencia stuartii:
- the ascB gene encoding 6-phospho-beta-glucosidase, with protein MSETIFPQGFLWGGAMAANQAEGAYSEGGKGLSTADVIPYGEKRYPIKIGREKRFQLQRDEYYPSHDAIDFYHQYKSDIALMAEMGFSVFRTSIAWSRLFPRGDETTPNPEGIAYYQAVFNECKKYHIEPLVTLCHFDVPMHLVIEYGSWRERKMIDFFTTYAKACFEAFDGLVKYWLTFNEINLLLHTPFSSSGLWFEADENIEQVKYQAAHHQLIASALATKIAHEVNAKNQVGCMLAGGGYYPWSPKPADVWAAMEKDRENLFFIDVQVRGIYPAYAQRIFREKGVSLEIVEGDEQLLKNTVDFVSFSYYASRCAASDMERDENQSVNAEKSLTSPYIQHSDWGWGIDPLGLRLTANMLYDRYQKPLFLVENGLGAYDKLDENGEIIDDYRIDYHRAHIQALAEAIADGIPVMGYISWGCIDLVSASTGEMSKRYGFVYVDKDDHGNGSLARIRKKSFWWYQKVIQTHGRELE; from the coding sequence ATGTCTGAAACGATATTTCCTCAAGGTTTTTTGTGGGGAGGAGCAATGGCAGCGAATCAAGCTGAAGGTGCTTATAGTGAAGGAGGGAAAGGCTTAAGTACCGCAGATGTTATTCCTTATGGAGAAAAAAGGTATCCCATAAAAATCGGTAGAGAAAAACGGTTTCAGTTACAAAGAGATGAATATTATCCTAGTCATGATGCCATTGATTTTTATCATCAATATAAAAGTGATATTGCTTTAATGGCAGAAATGGGGTTCTCGGTTTTTAGAACTTCAATTGCATGGAGTCGGTTATTTCCACGAGGTGATGAAACTACGCCAAACCCAGAAGGTATTGCTTATTATCAAGCCGTATTTAATGAATGCAAAAAATATCATATCGAGCCACTGGTTACCCTGTGTCATTTTGATGTGCCGATGCACTTGGTGATTGAATATGGCTCATGGCGTGAACGTAAGATGATTGATTTTTTCACAACTTATGCCAAGGCCTGCTTTGAAGCTTTTGATGGTTTAGTTAAATATTGGCTCACTTTTAATGAAATTAATTTATTACTTCATACCCCCTTTTCGTCTTCTGGATTATGGTTTGAAGCAGATGAAAATATTGAGCAAGTGAAATATCAGGCTGCCCATCATCAATTAATTGCAAGTGCATTAGCGACTAAGATTGCTCATGAAGTTAACGCCAAAAATCAAGTTGGCTGCATGTTAGCGGGCGGAGGTTATTATCCTTGGTCTCCTAAACCGGCTGATGTGTGGGCGGCAATGGAAAAGGATCGTGAAAACTTGTTTTTTATTGATGTACAGGTACGTGGTATTTATCCTGCTTATGCCCAACGTATTTTTCGTGAAAAGGGGGTTTCGCTGGAAATAGTGGAAGGAGATGAGCAGCTTCTTAAAAATACAGTGGACTTTGTGTCTTTCAGCTATTATGCCTCTCGTTGCGCTGCATCGGATATGGAAAGAGATGAAAATCAGTCAGTTAACGCTGAAAAATCATTGACCTCTCCCTATATTCAACATAGTGATTGGGGGTGGGGGATAGACCCTTTGGGATTACGGCTAACAGCGAATATGCTTTACGATCGCTATCAAAAACCGTTGTTTTTAGTTGAAAATGGTTTAGGGGCTTACGATAAGCTTGATGAAAACGGTGAAATTATTGATGACTACCGAATTGACTATCATCGAGCACATATCCAAGCATTAGCGGAAGCGATTGCGGATGGTATACCGGTTATGGGCTATATTTCATGGGGGTGTATTGATCTGGTTTCTGCCTCTACGGGGGAGATGAGTAAACGATATGGATTTGTGTATGTTGATAAAGATGATCATGGAAATGGCTCATTAGCCCGAATACGTAAAAAATCCTTTTGGTGGTACCAGAAAGTAATACAGACGCATGGTCGAGAGTTAGAGTAA
- the nrfF gene encoding heme lyase NrfEFG subunit NrfF: MFKLHYTPLFILLFMVTYIAKADIVDTWQFTHQEQQSVSLQIASQLRCPQCQNQNLLESNAPTAVSMRHQVYKMVAEGKTEAEILAFMTERYGDFVLYNPPLRIGTLVLWLSPFIAFILIIILIYYRYKSSLPKIKRHYQDVITQPASPQCQLSKQLTSELPFKVSQNSGSWLLSPISLNFTLLLLLFFTVSGYFLLPRFSENYKEYQRTADPLYLLTPIQQQQSDLARLQDNIRKSPKNGELWAILGEYYLYQNNYEDALIAYGQALKYTGENAQLYSAIATVLYYQSGQQMTEMTVKMIDKSLSIDKNEVTALMLLASDAFMNANYEKAISLWQQLLDSNNDRVNRSQLIEAINMANTMKNNR, encoded by the coding sequence ATGTTTAAATTACACTACACCCCTTTATTCATTCTACTGTTCATGGTCACCTATATTGCAAAAGCTGATATCGTAGATACTTGGCAATTTACTCACCAAGAGCAACAATCTGTTTCATTACAAATAGCGTCACAATTACGTTGCCCACAATGCCAAAACCAAAATCTGCTCGAATCCAATGCCCCTACCGCTGTTAGCATGCGCCATCAAGTTTACAAAATGGTTGCTGAAGGCAAAACAGAAGCAGAAATTCTCGCTTTTATGACTGAGCGCTACGGTGATTTCGTTCTCTACAATCCGCCCCTGCGCATAGGGACGCTAGTATTGTGGCTATCGCCATTTATCGCTTTTATATTGATAATAATCCTAATTTATTATCGATATAAAAGCAGCCTCCCTAAGATTAAAAGACATTATCAAGACGTCATTACTCAACCCGCCTCACCGCAATGTCAGTTATCAAAACAGCTGACATCTGAACTTCCATTCAAAGTATCGCAAAATAGCGGTTCATGGTTGTTATCGCCTATTTCGCTGAATTTCACCCTCTTATTACTCTTATTTTTCACCGTTTCGGGTTATTTTTTATTGCCGCGTTTTAGTGAAAATTATAAAGAATATCAACGCACTGCTGACCCATTGTATTTATTGACACCAATACAACAACAGCAAAGTGATCTTGCACGTCTACAAGATAATATCCGTAAGTCACCTAAAAATGGGGAGCTTTGGGCCATTCTCGGTGAATACTACCTCTATCAAAATAATTATGAAGATGCATTAATAGCCTATGGGCAAGCACTGAAATATACAGGAGAAAATGCACAACTTTATTCAGCTATTGCGACAGTCCTTTATTATCAATCAGGGCAACAAATGACGGAGATGACCGTAAAAATGATAGATAAGTCATTATCAATTGATAAAAATGAAGTTACCGCCTTAATGTTATTAGCTTCAGATGCATTTATGAATGCGAATTATGAAAAAGCAATTAGCTTATGGCAACAATTACTAGATAGTAATAATGATAGAGTTAATCGCTCACAATTAATAGAAGCTATTAATATGGCTAACACAATGAAAAACAATCGCTAA
- a CDS encoding heme lyase CcmF/NrfE family subunit has translation MELILPEIGFISLLLTLCIASFHTLFGLVGYDKKTPNSVKLGVFWSTLQFIFLAIAFLCLTISFIESHFSVVYVAQHSHRLSPMAIKIAAVWGGHEGSLLLWALFLSAWNLLVAWRYRKQKHPFFALALIFLSAMTAALLWFIVFYSDPFVRIFPPAIEGRDLNPMLQHWGLILHPPLLYLGYSGLMVVTSLVLAALVAGNFSQTIAWLCWRWAVPSWCILTLGITLGSWWAYSELGWGGWWFWDPVENASLLPWLAATALLHSLSASRKQGNFRHWSMMLAIMAFILSLLGTLIVRSGILVSVHAFALDNVRALPLFLLFIIMSMVALFIYSSKAQTLPSRAKTTLTTREIYLQLSLILFVVVLCIVLLGTLYPMLYSMFGWGKISVGSPYFNHALFPFGLLMLAVIGAWALHYPKISPRFFYWRLSLLIICTIGITLYFWREGKLFSSMMAIMAALLLLLWLRPFRDIQRQLSSLISHSGVIIFAIGIAFSTVSKQEVSANMTLGHSISLSGYQFTFQQLQLEAQSHYTTEKALITVVQKDKLISTLMPERRFYTARKQLMIEPSMHWGWIRNWYAVLGEKTGNNRYALRFYVQDGVQWIWGGALIMCIGLFWGWIKGRAKHV, from the coding sequence TTGGAACTGATACTCCCTGAAATTGGCTTTATTAGCTTACTGCTAACACTGTGTATAGCCAGTTTCCATACCTTGTTTGGGTTGGTTGGTTACGATAAAAAGACGCCTAATTCCGTAAAATTAGGCGTCTTTTGGTCCACTTTACAATTTATTTTTTTAGCTATCGCCTTTCTTTGTCTTACCATCAGCTTTATTGAAAGCCATTTTTCTGTGGTCTATGTCGCTCAACATAGCCATCGTCTATCGCCAATGGCTATCAAAATAGCCGCGGTTTGGGGCGGACATGAGGGTTCATTGTTATTATGGGCGTTATTCTTATCTGCTTGGAACTTACTTGTTGCCTGGCGATATCGTAAACAAAAACATCCATTTTTTGCGCTAGCCTTAATATTCCTGTCAGCCATGACCGCGGCATTGCTGTGGTTTATCGTCTTTTACTCCGATCCTTTTGTGCGGATTTTTCCACCTGCGATTGAGGGGCGTGATCTCAACCCCATGTTGCAGCATTGGGGGCTGATCTTACATCCTCCTCTACTTTATCTTGGTTATAGTGGTCTCATGGTCGTTACCTCATTAGTCTTAGCGGCTCTTGTTGCGGGTAATTTTAGTCAAACCATTGCATGGCTTTGCTGGCGCTGGGCCGTACCAAGCTGGTGCATATTAACTTTAGGTATCACACTCGGTTCATGGTGGGCTTACAGTGAATTGGGATGGGGTGGCTGGTGGTTTTGGGATCCTGTCGAGAATGCCTCATTATTACCATGGCTAGCAGCAACCGCCCTACTACACAGCTTATCTGCATCACGAAAACAAGGAAATTTCCGCCACTGGTCAATGATGTTGGCAATTATGGCGTTTATTTTATCACTACTTGGTACACTGATCGTCCGTTCAGGCATACTCGTTTCAGTACATGCCTTTGCCCTTGATAATGTTCGTGCGTTACCGCTATTTTTGCTATTTATAATCATGAGTATGGTGGCCTTATTTATTTACAGTAGCAAAGCTCAAACCTTACCATCACGGGCCAAAACTACACTCACGACAAGAGAAATCTATTTACAATTATCTTTGATTTTATTTGTGGTGGTCTTATGTATCGTACTCCTTGGTACCCTATATCCAATGCTCTACAGCATGTTTGGCTGGGGGAAAATATCTGTTGGCTCACCTTACTTTAATCACGCTTTATTTCCTTTTGGGCTATTAATGCTCGCAGTTATTGGCGCTTGGGCGCTACATTACCCAAAAATATCTCCTCGATTTTTTTACTGGCGTTTATCTCTCCTTATTATCTGTACGATTGGCATTACGCTGTATTTTTGGCGTGAAGGAAAGCTGTTCTCCAGTATGATGGCTATCATGGCTGCATTACTGCTTCTTTTGTGGTTGCGACCATTTCGAGATATACAGCGCCAATTATCCTCCTTAATTTCACACTCAGGTGTCATTATCTTCGCTATAGGTATTGCTTTCTCAACAGTGAGTAAACAAGAAGTTAGTGCAAATATGACATTAGGGCACTCTATTTCACTATCAGGGTATCAGTTTACGTTTCAACAGCTACAACTTGAGGCGCAATCTCATTACACAACAGAAAAGGCCTTAATCACTGTTGTTCAAAAAGATAAATTAATCAGTACGCTTATGCCTGAACGTCGATTTTATACCGCCCGAAAACAACTCATGATTGAGCCAAGTATGCATTGGGGATGGATACGAAACTGGTATGCCGTTTTAGGCGAAAAAACAGGAAATAACCGTTATGCACTACGCTTTTATGTGCAAGATGGTGTTCAATGGATTTGGGGTGGCGCTTTGATCATGTGCATTGGACTTTTTTGGGGTTGGATAAAAGGAAGAGCTAAGCATGTTTAA
- the nrfD gene encoding cytochrome c nitrite reductase subunit NrfD, producing the protein MTTASAFHFESLVWDWPIAVYLFLIGISAGLVVLAILLRHFYPSEATSNSTLMRATLLLAPTTIILGLLILIFHLTRPWTFWKLMFHYSPTSVMSMGVMLFQVYMVVLIVWLANVFQSELVELQQKWLPRLGFIQRLFPLFTPAMRVIEVTMLVLAVLLGAYTGFLLSALKSYPFLNNPILPALFLFSGISSGIAVALIALALRYRKNIHNQEAHFLHRVESFVVWLEIFLLAAFFIGLALGDDGKMRALIAALGGGFWTWWFWIGVVGIGFIIPLSLKKWVNKSQTASRVILISSASLIGVFLLRFFVLYAGQLTVA; encoded by the coding sequence ATGACAACCGCTTCTGCTTTCCATTTTGAATCGCTGGTCTGGGATTGGCCAATCGCTGTTTATCTCTTTTTAATTGGGATTTCAGCGGGGTTAGTGGTACTCGCCATTTTATTACGTCACTTTTACCCTTCCGAAGCGACGAGTAACAGCACGCTAATGCGAGCCACTTTATTACTTGCACCAACGACCATCATTCTTGGTTTACTGATTTTGATTTTCCACTTAACCCGACCTTGGACTTTCTGGAAATTGATGTTCCACTATAGCCCAACCTCTGTGATGTCGATGGGGGTTATGTTATTCCAAGTGTATATGGTTGTGCTCATCGTGTGGTTAGCCAACGTTTTTCAATCTGAGCTAGTTGAATTGCAACAAAAATGGCTACCCCGTTTGGGTTTTATCCAACGGCTATTCCCCCTATTTACACCCGCCATGCGCGTGATTGAAGTCACCATGCTCGTCTTAGCAGTATTGTTAGGAGCCTACACGGGATTCTTACTTTCAGCTTTAAAATCATACCCTTTCTTAAACAATCCTATTTTGCCTGCATTATTTCTCTTTTCAGGGATTTCATCCGGCATTGCTGTTGCACTGATAGCCTTAGCGTTACGCTACCGTAAAAATATCCACAACCAAGAAGCTCATTTTCTACATCGCGTTGAAAGCTTTGTCGTTTGGTTAGAAATCTTTTTGCTGGCAGCATTTTTTATCGGTTTAGCACTTGGGGATGATGGCAAAATGCGCGCCCTAATTGCCGCATTGGGTGGTGGTTTTTGGACATGGTGGTTTTGGATTGGTGTCGTAGGAATAGGTTTTATTATCCCTTTGAGTTTGAAAAAATGGGTGAATAAAAGCCAAACAGCATCTCGGGTTATTTTAATCAGCAGTGCTAGTCTCATTGGTGTCTTTTTACTGCGATTCTTCGTACTGTATGCAGGACAATTGACGGTCGCTTAA
- the nrfC gene encoding cytochrome c nitrite reductase Fe-S protein, whose product MSCSRRQFIIYAGVLAASGGTTVHTLANTMKINGLRYGMIHDEALCIGCTACMDACREVNHVPEGVSRLTIIRSEPIGHFPDIKYRFFRHSCQHCEHAPCVDVCPTGASFIDKTTGIVDVNPDLCVGCQYCIAACPYRVRFIHPVNKTADKCDFCRKTNLKKGQQPACVEACPTKALIFGNLDDPNSDIAIMLRQKTTYRYKIALGTRPKVYRVPFKYGEVSQ is encoded by the coding sequence ATGAGTTGTTCGCGTCGTCAATTTATTATCTATGCAGGAGTGTTAGCTGCGTCTGGAGGGACGACGGTCCATACTCTAGCAAATACAATGAAAATTAATGGGCTACGCTATGGCATGATTCATGATGAAGCCTTATGTATTGGCTGTACAGCTTGTATGGACGCTTGCCGAGAAGTCAATCACGTGCCTGAAGGTGTTTCAAGATTAACGATTATCCGTAGTGAACCAATTGGCCACTTTCCTGATATCAAATATCGTTTCTTTAGGCATTCATGCCAACATTGTGAGCATGCCCCTTGCGTCGATGTCTGCCCGACAGGGGCCTCATTTATCGATAAGACAACCGGTATTGTCGATGTTAATCCAGACTTGTGTGTCGGTTGCCAATACTGCATTGCGGCATGCCCTTATCGAGTACGTTTTATTCATCCTGTTAATAAAACTGCCGATAAATGTGACTTTTGCCGTAAAACCAATTTGAAAAAAGGTCAACAACCGGCTTGTGTTGAAGCATGTCCAACAAAAGCGCTCATTTTTGGTAATTTGGATGACCCAAACAGTGATATTGCAATCATGCTCCGCCAAAAAACAACCTATCGCTATAAAATTGCACTTGGTACTCGACCCAAAGTCTATCGAGTTCCATTTAAGTATGGGGAGGTGAGCCAATGA
- the nrfB gene encoding cytochrome c nitrite reductase pentaheme subunit, translated as MSVLRSLLTAGVLASGLLWSIAASAATPSTPENGERWVVTQQRNPDAACLDCHKPDKEGMHGTHASVINPNNNLPVTCTNCHGNPGPHHREGAKDVMRFNHPMYSVEQQNSVCLSCHLPEQLQKAFWPHDVHVTKVACASCHDLHPKQDTMKVLNDKGRITICVDCHSEQRNNPDFNPAAVKLRKEQP; from the coding sequence ATGAGCGTACTACGTTCGTTATTAACTGCTGGGGTGCTGGCGTCAGGCTTGTTATGGAGCATTGCCGCATCCGCAGCGACACCATCCACACCAGAGAATGGTGAACGCTGGGTTGTCACTCAGCAACGTAATCCCGATGCTGCTTGTTTGGATTGCCATAAACCCGACAAAGAGGGTATGCATGGAACTCACGCATCCGTCATCAATCCTAACAATAACCTTCCAGTGACCTGTACTAACTGCCATGGCAATCCAGGTCCTCACCATCGTGAAGGGGCGAAAGATGTCATGCGTTTCAACCACCCTATGTATAGCGTGGAGCAACAAAATAGTGTTTGCCTATCATGTCATTTACCCGAACAGCTACAAAAAGCGTTCTGGCCACATGATGTGCATGTGACCAAAGTCGCCTGCGCAAGTTGCCATGATCTTCATCCAAAACAAGATACGATGAAGGTTCTCAATGACAAAGGACGCATAACAATTTGTGTTGATTGCCACTCAGAGCAACGCAACAACCCTGATTTCAATCCAGCGGCGGTAAAATTGCGTAAGGAGCAGCCATGA
- the nrfA gene encoding ammonia-forming nitrite reductase cytochrome c552 subunit — MAKIRNSILCLLSLLAGIFLFSNSIHAQTESKEASSTINTKNESFAQSHPDQYHSWRATSEQAQREDALAEDPRLVILWAGYPFSRDYNKPRGHAYALIDVRETLRTGAPKNAQDGPLPMACWSCKSPDVARLIQEQGEDNYFHGKWAKGGPEIVNVLGCADCHKTDSPEFAQGKPALTLTRPYAARAMETIGKPFEHASRFEQQSMVCGQCHVEYYFAGDNKSVKFPWDNGTKVEDMEVYYDNIGFSDWTNSLSKAPMLKAQHPEFETWSAGIHGKNNVTCIDCHMPKLQNEKGELYTSHKIGNPFDNFEQTCRNCHTQSKQALQAVVAERKQAIQEMKIKVEDQLVHAHFEAKAAWDAGATEKEMAPILADIRHAQWRWDLAIASHGIHMHAPDEGLRMLGGAMNKAADARTKLVRLLGAKGVTHEIAIPDISTKEKAQQAIGLDMQKINAEKQEFLKTIVPEWDDQARKNNLLSQ; from the coding sequence ATGGCAAAGATAAGAAATAGTATTCTGTGCTTACTGAGTTTGCTTGCAGGAATATTTCTATTTAGTAACTCTATCCACGCACAAACAGAATCAAAGGAAGCATCATCAACCATTAATACCAAAAATGAGTCCTTTGCTCAGTCACATCCTGATCAATATCATTCATGGCGTGCAACCTCTGAGCAAGCACAACGTGAAGACGCTCTTGCTGAGGATCCACGCTTAGTGATCCTTTGGGCTGGTTATCCTTTTTCTCGTGATTACAACAAGCCTCGCGGTCATGCTTACGCACTCATTGATGTGCGTGAGACACTAAGAACTGGGGCACCTAAAAACGCACAAGATGGCCCACTTCCTATGGCATGTTGGAGCTGCAAAAGTCCTGATGTTGCAAGACTGATTCAAGAACAAGGCGAAGATAACTATTTCCATGGTAAATGGGCAAAAGGCGGTCCCGAAATCGTTAATGTATTAGGATGTGCTGACTGCCACAAAACTGACTCACCTGAATTTGCTCAAGGTAAACCTGCGCTTACACTCACACGTCCCTATGCCGCAAGAGCTATGGAAACCATTGGAAAGCCTTTTGAGCACGCGAGCCGTTTCGAACAACAATCTATGGTGTGTGGTCAATGCCATGTCGAATATTACTTTGCAGGAGACAATAAATCCGTCAAATTCCCTTGGGATAACGGTACCAAAGTAGAAGACATGGAAGTGTATTATGACAATATCGGTTTTTCTGATTGGACAAACTCACTGTCAAAAGCCCCCATGCTAAAAGCACAGCATCCTGAGTTCGAAACATGGAGTGCAGGTATTCACGGAAAAAATAACGTCACCTGTATCGACTGCCATATGCCTAAATTGCAAAATGAAAAAGGTGAACTCTATACCAGCCACAAAATAGGAAACCCTTTCGATAACTTTGAACAAACCTGCCGTAATTGCCATACCCAAAGCAAACAAGCGCTACAAGCTGTTGTCGCTGAGCGTAAACAAGCGATCCAAGAGATGAAAATCAAAGTGGAAGATCAACTCGTGCATGCCCACTTTGAAGCCAAAGCAGCTTGGGATGCCGGTGCGACAGAAAAAGAAATGGCACCTATTTTAGCTGATATTCGCCATGCTCAATGGCGTTGGGACCTCGCGATTGCGTCTCATGGTATTCATATGCATGCGCCTGATGAAGGCCTACGTATGCTAGGTGGAGCGATGAATAAAGCTGCCGATGCACGGACTAAATTGGTGCGCTTGTTAGGTGCGAAAGGCGTTACCCATGAAATTGCTATTCCTGATATTTCAACCAAAGAAAAAGCCCAACAGGCAATTGGTTTGGATATGCAAAAAATCAATGCTGAAAAACAAGAGTTTTTGAAAACCATTGTACCGGAGTGGGATGATCAAGCTCGTAAAAACAATCTGCTAAGCCAATAA
- the napF gene encoding ferredoxin-type protein NapF: MVDITRRGVLTGAWRSATPVVRPPWSGSEDRFIESCIRCNECLTHCETAILVSGPGGYPVVDFLQGECTFCYACATACPEPIFLPQTSQPWDISISIAQTCLAYRSIECRRCEDNCEPQVISFRPSLTGIYQPKIDKQGCTGCGACVASCPVSAITLEHENAQ; encoded by the coding sequence ATGGTTGATATCACCCGTCGGGGAGTATTAACAGGTGCGTGGCGCAGTGCGACGCCTGTTGTTCGACCGCCATGGAGTGGTAGTGAAGATCGCTTTATTGAAAGTTGCATTCGTTGCAACGAATGCCTTACACATTGTGAAACTGCAATTCTCGTTTCCGGCCCTGGCGGTTATCCTGTCGTTGATTTTTTACAAGGGGAATGCACATTCTGCTATGCCTGTGCTACCGCGTGCCCTGAACCAATATTTCTGCCGCAAACGTCTCAGCCTTGGGATATTTCCATTTCTATTGCTCAAACCTGTCTGGCCTACCGTTCTATTGAATGTCGACGTTGCGAAGACAATTGTGAGCCGCAAGTGATCTCTTTTCGTCCATCACTGACTGGAATCTATCAGCCCAAGATTGATAAGCAGGGTTGTACAGGTTGTGGCGCCTGTGTTGCCAGTTGCCCTGTATCAGCCATTACTTTGGAGCATGAAAATGCACAATAG
- the napD gene encoding chaperone NapD, whose amino-acid sequence MHNSWQVCSLIVQVKYEQACTVTTALNQLPGCEVAISSPETGKLIVVVESEHSRTLIDTIDSVRNVEGVLSVSLVYHQQDEQCEENDETQSS is encoded by the coding sequence ATGCACAATAGCTGGCAAGTATGTAGTTTGATTGTACAAGTAAAATATGAACAGGCTTGCACTGTGACGACGGCTTTGAATCAATTGCCTGGTTGCGAGGTGGCGATTAGCTCACCTGAAACAGGCAAATTGATTGTTGTTGTTGAGTCAGAACACAGTCGCACTCTGATTGATACTATTGATTCAGTACGCAATGTTGAAGGCGTGCTGTCTGTTTCGCTGGTTTACCACCAGCAGGATGAGCAATGTGAGGAAAATGATGAAACTCAGTCGTCGTAG